The Alosa sapidissima isolate fAloSap1 chromosome 16, fAloSap1.pri, whole genome shotgun sequence genome has a segment encoding these proteins:
- the LOC121684899 gene encoding nuclear factor 7, brain-like, with product MAFRPSSLEDDLQCPVCCELFTDPVVLNCSHSFCRYCLDAYWKDQPSKPCPVCRRPFPGKSPPVNLALKNIVEVYKREQERPGHKHSHGERGGGREQRGRGEEEREEEEGRCGQHGERLLLYCEVDHEPICMVCHVSKRHRGHRTSPVEEAAEELREEVRASLGQLQAKFQTFDKVKQECASTAQYIETQASKTRAQIAQAFEELHHFLRLEENARMGQLEEEVELKTMIMKEKVENLIRKTEAMKNTISQVERKLEARDSIFLQAYSKHQESLREKLSGPDPTLVTGALINVASHLGNLKFKVWEKMKENVEFCPVTFDPNTATPCLSVSDSLTSVHDVGHQPSVPLNPERFDRCVCVLGAEPLGPGTHIWEVEVGGREKWNLGVVAESSSRKGELQVHPANGYWALALREGGRYSASTLPPRELSLKGRLSSVRIILDYQQGELSFYSATDMALIYTFRDSFTERLLPFFSPGVMKGTSVSKAIKVSKADITVTLDP from the exons ATGGCCTTTAGGCCTTCGTCTCTGGAGGATGACCTGCAGTGCCCCGTGTGCTGTGAGCTCTTCACCGACCCGGTGGTCCTGAACTGCAGCCACAGCTTCTGCCGCTACTGTCTGGACGCGTACTGGAAGGATCAGCCCAGCAAGCCGTGTCCTGTGTGCCGCCGTCCCTTCCCTGGGAAAAGTCCTCCAGTAAACCTGGCCCTCAAGAACATCGTAGAGGTGTACAAGAGGGAGCAGGAGAGGCCTGGCCACAAGCACAGCCacggggagagaggaggaggacgtgAACAacgagggaggggagaggaggagagggaggaggaggagggtcgCTGTGGTCAGCACGGGGAGAGGCTGCTCCTCTACTGTGAGGTGGACCACGAGCCCATCTGCATGGTGTGCCATGTGAGCAAGAGGCACCGAGGGCACCGCACGAGCCCTGTGGAAGAGGCCGCCGAGGAGCTGAGG GAGGAGGTCAGAGCCTCTCTCGGTCAGCTACAGGCCAAATTTCAGACATTCGACAAAGTGAAGCAGGAATGTGCCAGTACGGCTCAGTACATAGAG ACACAGGCTAGTAAGACCCGGGCTCAAATAGCACAGGCCTTTGAGGAGTTACATCACTTCCTGCGTCTAGAGGAAAATGCCAGGATGGgtcagctggaggaggaggtggagctgaAGACTATGATCATGAAGGAGAAGGTGGAGAACCTGATCAGGAAGACAGAGGCCATGAAGAACACCATCAGTCAGGTGGAGAGAAAGTTGGAGGCCAGGGACTCCATCTTCCTCCAG gcctacagcaaaCACCAAGAAAG TCTTAGAGAGAAGCTGTCAGGGCCGGACCCGACTCTGGTGACGGGCGCTCTGATCAACGTGGCATCTCACCTGGGCAACCTCAAGTTTAAAGTGTGGGAGAAGATGAAGGAGAATGTGGAGTTCT GtcctgtgacctttgaccccaacaCAGCCACCCCATGCCTCAGTGTGTCCGATAGCCTGACCAGCGTCCATGACGTGGGTCACCAGCCGAGTGTCCCCTTAAACCCTGAACGCTTCGaccggtgcgtgtgtgtgctgggagCCGAGCCTCTGGGCCCCGGCACTCACATCTGGGAGGTGGAGGTCGGGGGGAGGGAGAAGTGGAACCTCGGGGTGGTGGCGGAGTCATCCAGCAGGAAGGGGGAACTGCAGGTCCACCCCGCCAACGGCTACTGGGCGCTAGCACTCCGAGAGGGGGGCAGATACAGCGCCTCCACTCTGCCTCCCCGCGAGCTGAGCCTGAAGGGGAGGCTTAGCTCTGTGCGCATTATATTGGACTACCAGCAGGGGGAGCTGTCCTTCTACAGTGCTACAGACATGGCTCTCATCTACACTTTCCGGGACAGCTTCACTGAGAGACTGCTGCCATTCTTTTCACCTGGTGTGATGAAGGGGACCAGCGTTTCCAAGGCAATAAAGGTCTCCAAGGCAGACATTACAGTGACACTAGATCCCTGa
- the wu:fj16a03 gene encoding uncharacterized protein wu:fj16a03: protein MCVCLCTQTCIKGTEFGSAYTFSLQLLTHTDNMKAYLLLLILLPLCMADFQIRCKGEDFLMVRDMVLQCSGKTKQVCYTRKTGEKGCAREEFCKRPGWTCCEKDLCNA, encoded by the exons atgtgtgtgtgtctgtgcacgcaAACGTGTATAAAAGGGACAGAGTTTGGGTCTGCCTACACATTCAGCCTACAGctcctcactcacacagacaacaTGAAGGCCTACCTGCTCCTGCTCATCCTGCTGCCTCTGTGCATGG CTGACTTTCAGATCCGGTGTAAAGGAGAGGACTTTCTGATGGTGAGGGATATGGTTCTTCAGTGTTCTGGCAAAACCAAGCAGGTCTGCTACACCAGGA agacaggagagaaggGATGCGCAAGAGAGGAGTTTTGCAAGAGACCCGGCTGGACTTGCTGTGAAAAAGACCTCTGCAATGCCTAA